One genomic region from Gossypium hirsutum isolate 1008001.06 chromosome D13, Gossypium_hirsutum_v2.1, whole genome shotgun sequence encodes:
- the LOC107918716 gene encoding PRA1 family protein A1: MDWGNVTAEDLIEALREVDWSSPPRPLSEFFSRFTVPRSYAKWNSRLKCNLYYYRTNYFILIVLIVGLGFLRRPVAVLAAILTALCIAFLNDSFAGTFSEKVTRTVRQFSPHLAAKMRPPLTPVIRGRPSSKRTIHICGRPRWVFVFIFSSVSFILWYVSCGLLTVLWALAIALLATVLHASFRTPNLKARLNTFREEFRAVWRNYSEL, from the exons atgGATTGGGGAAACGTGACCGCTGAGGATCTGATCGAAGCGCTTCGGGAAGTTGACTGGTCATCACCGCCGCGACCTCTCTCCGAATTCTTCTCCAGATTCACTGTCCCTCGATCATACGCCAAATGGAACAGCCGCCTTAAATGCAATCTCTACTA CTATCGAACCAATTATTTCATTCTGATTGTTCTCATTGTTG GTTTGGGATTCTTGAGGAGGCCGGTTGCTGTTTTAGCTGCGATTTTAACAGCGCTTTGCATCGCTTTTCTGAATGATAG TTTCGCTGGTACTTTTAGTGAGAAGGTGACTAGAACAGTGAGGCAATTCTCTCCACATTTAGCAGCTAAAATGAGGCCTCCCTTAac TCCTGTTATTCGTGGACGTCCATCATCTAAAAGAACAATTCACATATGCGGTCGGCCTCGTTGGGTTTTTGTCTTCATATTCTCTTCTG TGAGTTTCATCCTTTGGTATGTATCTTGTGGTCTCTTGACTGTGCTATGGGCACTTGCCATTGCACTTCTTG CCACCGTCCTTCATGCAAGTTTTAGAACACCGAACCTGAAGGCTCGTCTTAACACTTTCCGTGAGGAATTTCGTGCAGTTTGGCGCAATTACAGTGAACTATAA